The Zingiber officinale cultivar Zhangliang chromosome 9A, Zo_v1.1, whole genome shotgun sequence genome window below encodes:
- the LOC122018951 gene encoding G-type lectin S-receptor-like serine/threonine-protein kinase At4g27290 — translation MDPLISISAAAGSKRLFWCSAMIARALFLFYLLVAFFFSASLAGDTLIPGQPLLDVANATLISAGETFELGFFSPDAGSPNRYLGIWYHSLSPRIVVWVANRERPVAGRTGRLSLSPNGTLLVTEGGNSSTAIWSSSGSPAVASPVARLLDTGNFVVGEEVTSSSPAWESFGFPTDTLLPGMQLGVNTTSGRSTNITSWRSATDPSAGDYTLGIDWHGDPQLVIWRAGQKYWRAGPWNGIYITGAPQMDTENLVHYQLSVNSREFILAYTVGSPSVTVRITINSSGLNEILTWVDDRQGWNVRGYVPLDPCDNYAPCGPNGVCFPNMSPLCQCLPKFHPANPTNWDLIRDWSGGCVRDTNLDCRNATDGFIKQTGLKLPDTSTATVDENLSTLDDCRSWCLNNCSCTAYASANVSGGGSGCIFWTSPPTDMKFYPDSGTGQDLYIRLAAADVIALSESNHSNRNRLGIIIGISCAAIFLLACVLILWKMRSKHHVPEEAAEGEDLDLPLFDLKSVEDATENFSIANKLGEGGFGPVYRGKLSEDQDIAVKRLSETSTQGVDEFKNEVMLIAKLQHRNLVRLLGCCVQAGERMLIYEYLPNGSLDTFLFDEDKRALVDWKTRYNIIVGIARGLLYLHHDSRYRIIHRDLKASNILLDKDMNPKISDFGMARIFGGDETMRNTTRVVGTYGYMSPEYAMDGIFSVKSDVFSFGVLVLEIVTGRKNRGAYQYINHKNLVGHVWSLWKENKSLELVDESIAQSFFPDEVLRCIKVGLLCVQEQPEDRPTMSSVLLMLNSNSSLLPEPKPPGFVITKELSETETSTSKGDSLSRNHVSITILDGR, via the exons ATGGATCCGCTGATTTCTATTTCAGCTGCGGCAGGCAGTAAACGCCTTTTCTGGTGTTCCGCCATGATCGCAAGAGCTCTGTTCCTTTTCTACCTGCTcgttgctttcttcttctccgcCTCCTTAGCTGGCGACACCTTAATTCCCGGCCAACCCCTCCTTGACGTCGCTAACGCGACCTTGATCTCCGCCGGAGAGACCTTCGAGCTCGGCTTCTTCAGCCCCGACGCCGGCTCCCCCAACCGCTACCTCGGGATATGGTACCACAGCTTGTCTCCCCGAATCGTGGTTTGGGTCGCCAACCGGGAGAGGCCTGTCGCCGGCCGCACCGGCCGGCTTTCCCTCTCCCCGAACGGCACGCTCCTCGTCACCGAAGGCGGCAACTCTTCGACCGCCATCTGGTCGTCGTCCGGCTCGCCCGCCGTCGCTAGCCCCGTCGCGCGGCTCCTCGATACTGGAAACTTCGTCGTCGGGGAGGAGGTGACCTCCAGCTCGCCGGCGTGGGAGAGCTTCGGCTTCCCCACTGACACGCTACTCCCGGGCATGCAGCTGGGGGTCAACACGACGAGCGGGCGCAGCACCAACATCACGTCTTGGAGGAGCGCCACTGACCCGTCCGCCGGCGACTACACCCTCGGCATCGACTGGCACGGCGATCCCCAGCTCGTAATCTGGCGCGCGGGGCAGAAGTACTGGCGCGCGGGGCCGTGGAACGGCATCTACATCACCGGCGCGCCGCAGATGGACACCGAGAACCTGGTGCACTACCAGCTGAGCGTTAACTCTCGCGAGTTCATCCTCGCCTACACCGTCGGCAGCCCGTCGGTGACCGTGAGGATAACCATCAACTCCTCCGGGCTGAACGAGATCCTCACGTGGGTGGACGATCGGCAGGGATGGAACGTGCGCGGCTACGTGCCACTGGATCCCTGCGACAACTACGCCCCTTGCGGCCCCAACGGCGTCTGCTTCCCCAACATGTCGCCGCTGTGCCAGTGCCTGCCGAAATTCCACCCTGCGAATCCCACGAACTGGGATCTCATCCGCGACTGGTCCGGCGGCTGCGTGCGGGACACGAACTTGGACTGCCGGAACGCCACCGACGGGTTCATTAAGCAAACCGGGCTCAAGCTGCCAGACACCTCGACGGCGACTGTGGATGAGAACCTGAGTACTCTGGACGACTGCCGGAGTTGGTGCCTGAACAACTGTTCCTGCACGGCCTACGCGAGCGCCAACGTCAGCGGCGGCGGCAGCGGGTGCATCTTCTGGACCTCGCCGCCGACGGACATGAAGTTCTACCCCGACAGCGGGACCGGGCAAGACCTCTACATCCGCCTAGCGGCCGCCGACGTCATTGCCC TCTCAGAATCCAACCACTCGAATCGAAATCGTCTGGGAATAATTATAGGCATCTCTTGCGCAGCAATTTTCCTCCTCGCTTGCGTTTTGATCCTATGGAAGATGAGAAGCA AGCACCACGTTCCTGAAGAAGCAGCAGAGGGAGAAGACCTCGACCTACCTCTGTTCGATCTCAAATCAGTCGAAGATGCCACTGAGAACTTCTCCATTGCCAACAAACTTGGAGAGGGAGGATTTGGCCCTGTTTACAGG GGTAAATTGAGCGAGGACCAAGATATAGCAGTCAAGAGGCTTTCCGAGACATCGACCCAGGGAGTCGATGAGTTCAAGAACGAGGTGATGTTGATCGCCAAGTTACAACACCGGAATCTTGTTAGGCTTCTTGGCTGTTGCGTTCAAGCCGGGGAAAGAATGTTGATCTATGAGTATCTTCCCAATGGAAGCTTAGATACTTTCTTATTTG ATGAGGATAAGCGCGCACTAGTGGATTGGAAAACTCGATACAATATAATAGTAGGAATTGCACGAGGTCTTCTTTACCTTCATCATGATTCTAGATATAGAATCATCCATAGAGATCTAAAGGCGAGCAATATCCTTCTTGATAAAGATATGAATCCGAAGATTTCAGATTTTGGCATGGCAAGGATATTTGGTGGTGATGAAACAATGAGGAATACCACTAGGGTCGTAGGAACATA TGGATATATGTCGCCTGAATATGCAATGGATGGAATATTCTCAGTGAAGTCGGATGTATTTAGCTTTGGTGTTCTTGTACTGGAGATTGTAACTGGGAGAAAGAATCGAGGAGCTTATCAATATATCAACCACAAAAATCTTGTAGGCCAT GTGTGGAGCCTgtggaaagaaaacaaaagcttAGAATTAGTTGATGAATCCATTGCTCAATCATTCTTCCCCGATGAAGTTTTGAGATGTATAAAAGTTGGACTTTTATGTGTTCAAGAACAGCCAGAAGATAGACCAACAATGTCATCCGTGCTATTAATGCTGAATAGTAATAGTTCTCTACTGCCAGAACCCAAGCCTCCTGGTTTCGTCATCACAAAGGAGCTTTCTGAAACTGAAACATCCACAAGTAAGGGCGATTCGTTATCTAGGAATCATGTGTCTATTACAATCTTGGATGGTAGATAA